Proteins found in one Bremerella volcania genomic segment:
- a CDS encoding acylphosphatase: MTEESTRMHVVISGQVQGVGFRQSATQIAKSFPVAGWVKNLPSGNVEIVAEGTKTACSDFLASIRDRMFEYISDVECQWTEPTNEFETFEIQY, from the coding sequence ATGACGGAAGAGTCAACCCGCATGCATGTGGTCATTTCCGGACAAGTGCAAGGTGTCGGATTCCGACAGTCCGCCACTCAAATTGCGAAGTCTTTTCCCGTGGCTGGTTGGGTGAAGAACCTTCCCAGCGGCAATGTGGAAATCGTCGCCGAGGGAACCAAGACGGCATGTAGCGACTTCCTGGCCTCCATTCGTGACCGGATGTTTGAATACATCAGCGACGTGGAGTGCCAATGGACGGAACCGACCAACGAATTTGAGACCTTCGAGATCCAGTACTAA
- a CDS encoding NUDIX hydrolase has product MSRKSNIPIRKRAVVGVILRHNTFLTIRRSQQVVAPGKVCFPGGGIERGESEQDALVREIREELGVAAIAGTRLYETVTDWGTSVAWWHAHVEENAQFVLHPGEVAETHWFAPQILLRDPDLLSSNRDFLVAWGRSTFAIPGIAVPPDWDETCG; this is encoded by the coding sequence ATGTCTCGAAAGAGCAATATCCCGATTCGAAAGCGTGCGGTCGTGGGGGTGATTCTCCGCCATAATACGTTTCTTACGATTCGTCGCAGCCAACAGGTGGTTGCTCCTGGCAAGGTCTGCTTTCCAGGGGGTGGCATCGAGCGCGGCGAGTCCGAACAAGATGCTCTCGTGCGGGAAATTCGGGAAGAACTTGGCGTGGCCGCGATTGCCGGAACCCGGCTTTACGAGACAGTGACCGATTGGGGAACCTCGGTCGCCTGGTGGCATGCCCACGTCGAAGAGAACGCCCAGTTCGTGCTTCATCCAGGCGAAGTCGCCGAAACCCATTGGTTCGCCCCGCAGATCCTTTTGCGGGATCCCGATTTACTTTCCAGCAATCGAGACTTCTTGGTGGCCTGGGGACGATCGACGTTCGCTATTCCGGGAATAGCGGTTCCTCCCGATTGGGATGAAACTTGCGGTTGA
- the rsgA gene encoding ribosome small subunit-dependent GTPase A: MAKKGKGQQKRRVEFRKNRTQKVRQGDITKRFNRDEFDVDKSVQHERISGKGELTRKRTIVSQEGEDGDSGENLSIHVDKETCLAGRVLRVQGLISEVEAPDKSVYQCATRRLLKTMSTDSRHVVAAGDHVWFRPSGDTEGIIESVEPRYGVLSRTSRSRQHIIVANVDQLIIVGSAAEPGLKPNLIDRYLITAEYSGIRPIICINKVDLLDPAQLQTIVGVYGSLGYEVHLVSAKEGIGIDRLRKALHGKDTVLSGQSGVGKSSLLNAIEPGLNLRVNAVSRENDKGKHTTTTATLIPLATAGHVIDTPGIRQFQLWDIIPEEVAGLFRDIRPFINHCRFPNCTHTHETDCAVKDAVADGILDTRRYESYCQIFAGDSA, encoded by the coding sequence ATGGCGAAAAAAGGCAAGGGCCAGCAAAAACGTCGCGTGGAATTTCGGAAAAACCGTACCCAAAAAGTACGGCAGGGGGACATCACCAAGCGATTCAACCGAGACGAATTCGACGTCGACAAGTCGGTCCAGCACGAACGGATTTCCGGTAAAGGGGAGCTTACCCGCAAGCGAACCATCGTCAGCCAGGAAGGCGAGGATGGCGACAGCGGCGAAAATCTCTCGATCCATGTCGACAAAGAGACCTGCCTGGCCGGGCGGGTGCTGCGCGTGCAAGGCTTGATCAGCGAGGTAGAAGCGCCTGATAAGTCGGTGTACCAGTGCGCGACGCGTCGCCTCCTGAAGACGATGTCCACCGACTCTCGGCACGTGGTGGCTGCGGGTGATCATGTCTGGTTTCGTCCCAGTGGCGACACCGAAGGGATCATCGAAAGCGTCGAACCACGCTACGGGGTGCTAAGTCGGACCAGCCGCAGCCGACAGCATATCATCGTGGCCAATGTCGACCAGTTGATTATCGTCGGCAGCGCGGCCGAGCCCGGGCTGAAGCCGAACTTGATCGATCGCTACCTGATCACGGCCGAGTACTCAGGAATTCGCCCGATCATCTGCATTAATAAGGTTGACCTGCTAGATCCGGCGCAATTGCAAACGATCGTGGGTGTGTACGGTAGCCTCGGATACGAGGTCCACCTGGTTTCGGCGAAAGAAGGGATCGGCATCGACCGCTTGCGGAAAGCACTGCATGGTAAAGACACGGTGTTGTCGGGGCAGAGCGGGGTTGGTAAGTCTTCGCTGCTAAACGCCATCGAGCCGGGGCTGAATCTTCGCGTGAATGCCGTGAGCCGCGAAAATGATAAGGGAAAGCACACCACGACCACGGCCACGCTGATTCCGCTGGCGACTGCAGGGCACGTGATCGATACGCCAGGGATTCGCCAATTTCAGCTGTGGGACATCATCCCCGAAGAAGTGGCCGGGCTATTCCGTGATATTCGACCATTTATTAACCATTGCCGATTTCCGAACTGTACTCACACGCACGAGACCGATTGCGCCGTGAAGGACGCCGTCGCCGATGGAATTCTCGATACTCGTCGATATGAGAGTTATTGCCAGATATTCGCAGGCGATTCGGCCTAG
- a CDS encoding ABC transporter permease produces the protein MIPINSSLFGFFFYIAELNRQHLATAVWLFAVGVVLGLLAVALLWALLLAISPKLGGRCTQALQGPVLMPISVVMGIWVILALALLPMVPNSMEILNSLKQIPTTGESSTEIVIPVASGEVDKFGNVPAESLQITVLTDQLRRMTVDSTGKIELVARLQDTDEDVVAFDVSGGERFEWRRGDRGTLLRKIPSGETIDLYARNITNSDIQMEITIVTEPEHIEAESIFFIGTLVFLIYGTYFAMVCLLPKMSAIAEATVRSEIYQLLFLICAVVGCLFMVASIYIPYQTFGEDIKVLKHTCLQAMMVLGIVVAIWAASRSVSEEIEGRTALTLLSKPVSRRQFVLGKFAGIAWLVSVLFIMISSVFVVAVAQKPIFDKREGAVIEYEGEKGVTWQLLHHEAMSVAPGILLVYMETLVLAGVSVAISTRLPMVANFMLTFGIWALGHLTPSIMEASVEGFEPVQFVASFIATILPVLKNFEIYGAISAGREIPMMYIAGAAMYTVLYAALTMLLALILFEDRDLA, from the coding sequence ATGATCCCGATCAACTCTTCCCTGTTTGGTTTTTTCTTTTACATCGCAGAACTCAATCGCCAACATCTGGCAACGGCCGTCTGGCTGTTCGCTGTTGGCGTGGTTCTCGGCCTTTTAGCCGTCGCCCTGCTGTGGGCTCTGCTGCTGGCCATTTCGCCCAAGCTGGGTGGCCGCTGCACGCAAGCGCTGCAAGGCCCCGTCTTGATGCCGATCTCGGTGGTGATGGGTATTTGGGTCATCCTAGCCTTGGCCCTGCTGCCCATGGTCCCCAACTCGATGGAGATCCTCAACTCGCTGAAACAAATCCCCACGACCGGAGAGTCCTCGACGGAAATCGTTATTCCGGTAGCATCAGGTGAAGTCGACAAATTCGGCAATGTTCCGGCGGAATCGCTTCAAATCACCGTGCTGACCGATCAACTGCGACGCATGACCGTCGACAGCACCGGCAAGATCGAACTCGTCGCCCGCCTGCAAGATACCGACGAAGACGTCGTCGCCTTCGACGTCAGTGGTGGTGAACGGTTCGAGTGGCGACGCGGTGACCGCGGTACCCTGCTCCGCAAGATTCCCTCTGGGGAAACGATCGATCTCTACGCTCGAAACATCACGAACTCTGATATTCAAATGGAAATCACGATCGTGACCGAGCCAGAGCACATCGAAGCGGAGTCGATCTTCTTCATCGGCACGCTCGTCTTCCTGATTTACGGTACTTACTTCGCCATGGTTTGCCTGTTGCCGAAGATGTCGGCCATTGCCGAGGCGACCGTCCGCAGCGAAATCTACCAACTCCTGTTTTTGATTTGTGCGGTCGTCGGCTGCTTGTTCATGGTGGCCTCGATCTACATTCCCTATCAAACCTTCGGCGAAGACATCAAGGTGCTCAAGCACACCTGCCTGCAGGCCATGATGGTGCTGGGCATCGTCGTCGCCATCTGGGCTGCCAGCCGCAGTGTTTCCGAAGAAATCGAAGGACGAACGGCCCTCACGCTGCTTTCCAAGCCTGTTAGCCGCCGCCAGTTCGTGCTCGGCAAGTTCGCCGGGATTGCGTGGCTGGTAAGCGTCCTGTTCATCATGATCAGTTCTGTCTTCGTCGTCGCGGTCGCGCAGAAGCCGATCTTCGACAAACGCGAAGGGGCGGTCATCGAGTACGAAGGGGAAAAGGGCGTTACCTGGCAGCTGCTGCATCACGAAGCCATGTCGGTCGCTCCCGGTATCCTGCTGGTGTACATGGAGACGCTGGTTCTGGCTGGCGTTTCGGTTGCTATCTCGACGCGGTTGCCGATGGTTGCCAACTTCATGCTCACCTTCGGCATTTGGGCCCTGGGCCACTTAACCCCCTCGATCATGGAGGCGTCCGTCGAAGGATTCGAACCGGTGCAGTTCGTCGCGAGTTTCATCGCCACGATACTACCGGTGCTTAAAAACTTCGAGATCTACGGCGCTATCTCGGCCGGTCGTGAGATCCCCATGATGTACATCGCCGGTGCCGCCATGTACACAGTGCTTTACGCGGCACTGACCATGCTGTTGGCCCTGATCTTGTTTGAAGATCGCGATCTGGCATAA
- the ftsH gene encoding ATP-dependent zinc metalloprotease FtsH: MAENPRNEDQPNERPSGGGGMRPNFTVVALGILLAAVVLMLISTADSPYTTLKTSEFEEQLKEGNVEKVVLGDMEASGELKVPLIAKETKDGKEVDKLDSDGNPINRPKKFRTRIAAQDSPAFQALTTMLVEQKKKQPDLSWDYDNSSRAMQSIIWIVIMLLPLVFLFIIWNSFRRSRDQIMGGGFLSGFSKSPAKRYEATRKAVTFKDVAGLEGVKSDLLEIVDFLRTPEKFERLGGQIPKGVLLVGPPGTGKTLLARAIAGEAGVPFYAINGSEFIQMFVGVGASRVRDLFKTAKDNSPSIIFIDEIDAVGRQRGAGLGGGHDEREQTLNQILSEMDGFVQGETVIVIAATNRPDVLDPALLRPGRFDRHITVDRPTLKGRVEIFKVHVRDVPLAEDVNIDRLAAGAVGLTGADIRNLINEAALWATRQDRDAVTMEDFEYARDKILMGARREEALVAREKEKTAYHEAGHALLSWLLPGVDRLHKVTVIPRGRALGVTQTLPEEDRMNISESELYDQLAFILGGRAAEKIAYNELSAGAENDLERATKMARRMVTQWGMSERLGPVNYKITDEDPFLGREIHENRHFSEHTMQIIDDEVARILHEAHDKAIDVLTSNKDKLIKLTNSLCEHEELSDHEVEQLIGPSVHRSKASKLNSEMEIASNGHASPAPEINTDDVKAEESN; the protein is encoded by the coding sequence ATGGCGGAAAATCCGCGTAACGAAGATCAGCCCAATGAACGCCCCAGTGGAGGAGGCGGCATGCGGCCTAATTTTACCGTCGTTGCACTGGGCATCCTGCTCGCTGCCGTCGTCTTGATGCTGATCTCGACCGCAGACTCCCCTTATACCACGCTGAAAACTTCCGAGTTTGAAGAGCAACTCAAAGAGGGCAACGTCGAAAAAGTCGTCCTGGGAGACATGGAAGCCAGCGGCGAACTGAAGGTTCCCTTGATCGCCAAGGAAACCAAGGACGGCAAGGAAGTCGATAAACTCGATTCCGACGGCAATCCGATCAATCGACCCAAGAAATTCCGTACGCGGATTGCTGCTCAAGATTCGCCTGCCTTCCAAGCACTCACCACGATGCTTGTCGAACAAAAGAAGAAGCAGCCGGACCTGAGCTGGGATTACGATAACTCCTCCCGGGCAATGCAGTCGATCATTTGGATCGTCATCATGCTGCTGCCGCTAGTGTTTCTGTTCATCATCTGGAACAGCTTCCGTCGCAGTCGCGATCAAATCATGGGGGGGGGATTCCTTTCCGGTTTCAGCAAGAGCCCCGCCAAACGCTACGAAGCAACCCGCAAGGCGGTGACGTTCAAGGATGTTGCCGGTCTGGAAGGGGTGAAGAGTGATCTTTTGGAGATCGTCGACTTCCTTCGCACGCCGGAGAAGTTTGAACGGCTCGGCGGGCAGATCCCTAAGGGGGTGCTGCTGGTGGGCCCTCCAGGTACGGGTAAGACCTTGTTGGCAAGGGCCATTGCCGGCGAAGCTGGCGTGCCGTTCTACGCGATCAACGGCTCGGAATTCATTCAGATGTTTGTCGGCGTGGGGGCCAGCCGCGTTCGCGACCTGTTCAAGACGGCCAAGGACAACAGCCCTTCGATCATCTTCATCGACGAAATCGATGCAGTCGGTCGTCAGCGTGGTGCGGGGCTCGGTGGTGGTCACGATGAACGGGAACAGACGCTCAACCAGATCCTCAGCGAGATGGACGGGTTCGTGCAAGGCGAGACGGTTATCGTCATCGCCGCGACCAACCGCCCTGACGTGCTCGATCCCGCACTGCTTCGCCCGGGACGTTTCGATCGCCATATTACCGTCGATCGACCAACGCTCAAGGGACGCGTTGAGATTTTCAAAGTCCACGTCCGTGACGTGCCTCTGGCAGAAGACGTGAATATCGATCGCCTGGCCGCCGGCGCCGTCGGTTTGACTGGTGCCGACATTCGCAACCTGATCAACGAAGCCGCCCTGTGGGCGACGCGTCAGGACCGCGACGCGGTGACGATGGAAGATTTTGAGTACGCCCGCGACAAGATCTTGATGGGGGCTCGTCGCGAAGAGGCCTTGGTGGCTCGCGAAAAGGAAAAGACTGCCTATCACGAAGCGGGACACGCGCTGCTTTCGTGGCTGCTGCCTGGGGTCGATCGCCTGCACAAGGTGACGGTGATTCCCCGTGGACGAGCACTCGGCGTGACGCAGACGCTGCCGGAAGAAGACCGGATGAACATCAGCGAAAGCGAACTGTACGATCAGTTGGCCTTCATCCTGGGAGGCCGGGCCGCTGAAAAAATCGCATACAACGAACTGAGCGCCGGGGCCGAAAACGACCTGGAACGCGCCACCAAGATGGCACGCCGCATGGTAACCCAGTGGGGTATGAGCGAACGTCTGGGGCCGGTCAACTATAAGATCACCGACGAAGATCCGTTCCTGGGACGCGAAATCCACGAGAATCGCCATTTCAGCGAACACACGATGCAGATCATCGACGACGAGGTCGCTCGTATCTTGCATGAAGCGCACGACAAGGCGATTGATGTCCTGACTAGCAACAAAGACAAACTGATCAAGCTGACCAATTCGCTTTGCGAACATGAAGAGCTTTCCGATCATGAAGTCGAGCAGTTGATCGGTCCTTCAGTCCATCGCTCGAAGGCGAGTAAACTGAATTCCGAAATGGAAATCGCATCGAATGGGCACGCTTCACCTGCCCCCGAGATCAACACGGATGACGTGAAGGCAGAAGAGTCCAACTAA
- a CDS encoding serine/threonine-protein kinase — translation MPNSPRDSDDSQARGSGPFAPSTGDVSDPRGSDSATADHLPDGRNFLEEPPTVISNKKGQVGDSTSRSYSVAELTLGKELVGQTLGHFQLDAFVGAGGMGAVFRGHDTQLDRRVAVKVLSGEHNTREDTVRRFRNEAQSAARLDHPNIARVYYVGEDKGWNYIVFEFIDGTNIRDEVERNGPLEIELAVSYLVQVAEALDHAATRDVVHRDIKPSNILVDSQHRAKLVDMGLARLHQVNSQDSDLTASGMTLGTFDYISPEQARDPRSADVRSDLYSLGCTFFFMLTGRPPFPEGTVLQKLLSHSGEEPPDPREFRPDVPDEVVHILSRLMAKNPNDRYQKPGELIAAALLLIDELNLAAPHVTSAVYVPTTEQRSTVIERHLPWVMPAIMLLVVVFVLEAIWTAQDDSFISGAQPNPPSATEMQPIVPPDKSAAPDSDAKPGEGASSNTVTPIEDIKPIPVDSSKDAGNASDEGSKSPISVPELATKDTTGTTAEVTPTSDAGPSSVLAAAKNVVAVPTDAATLYEAIAKAQADPGLDTIELRYSGELGVERPLILDNASLTIRAAAGYSPVIVFRPQEFEPLDRMILVSANKLSLQQVHVKIALPPVSMRTWSLFRLENAELELDGCEVTIQRDDEMMIPDALRRATAVVSALSTSSESTASSSLSMARYSIVRVKNSMVRGEASLIRTNGQQPLRVSCENSLLAMSGNLLSSNSTTTKKEVSGIVQFKLANCTIDTGGSVFQREGTWTIPLKVPMNDCIVTWGKTKPFLLQRSSTQTIDELTKSLDFECEDNVYSMGTSSREMMLLESTAETSSKTTVDYTRWKTMWDDLFSEPSESVWASPLPTATSYSKRLPMDYLLLDDFSENPAVRPDERNAGVDFSELPLGKSPLAGASSSGSTNTN, via the coding sequence ATGCCCAATTCCCCGAGAGATTCCGACGACTCGCAAGCTCGCGGCAGCGGTCCATTCGCGCCGTCGACAGGGGACGTATCGGATCCTCGCGGCAGCGATTCGGCCACGGCCGATCATTTGCCGGACGGACGAAACTTTCTCGAAGAACCCCCCACTGTCATTTCCAACAAAAAGGGGCAGGTGGGCGATTCGACCAGTCGCAGCTACTCGGTGGCGGAACTCACCTTGGGCAAGGAACTGGTTGGTCAGACGTTGGGGCACTTCCAACTCGATGCGTTTGTTGGGGCTGGTGGTATGGGAGCCGTCTTCCGCGGTCACGATACCCAACTCGATCGACGCGTGGCGGTGAAAGTTCTTTCCGGTGAACATAACACCCGAGAAGATACCGTCCGCCGCTTCCGAAACGAAGCCCAGAGCGCAGCCCGCTTGGATCATCCGAACATCGCCCGAGTGTACTACGTGGGCGAAGATAAAGGGTGGAATTACATCGTTTTCGAGTTCATCGACGGAACGAACATTCGCGATGAGGTCGAACGGAACGGGCCGCTCGAAATCGAACTGGCCGTCAGCTACCTCGTTCAAGTCGCCGAGGCCCTCGACCACGCGGCGACGCGCGACGTCGTGCACCGAGACATCAAACCGTCGAACATTCTGGTCGACTCGCAGCACCGAGCTAAGCTGGTCGACATGGGCCTGGCGCGCCTGCACCAGGTGAACTCGCAGGACAGCGACCTGACTGCTTCGGGGATGACGCTCGGCACGTTCGACTACATTTCGCCAGAACAAGCCCGCGACCCGCGAAGTGCCGACGTCCGCAGCGATTTGTATTCGCTGGGGTGTACGTTCTTCTTCATGCTTACCGGGCGACCTCCTTTCCCGGAAGGGACGGTGTTGCAGAAACTGCTGAGTCACAGCGGCGAAGAACCGCCAGATCCTCGCGAGTTTCGTCCTGACGTGCCGGATGAGGTCGTTCATATTCTGAGCCGTTTGATGGCGAAGAACCCGAACGATCGTTATCAGAAGCCTGGGGAATTGATTGCCGCGGCCCTACTGTTGATCGACGAATTGAATCTGGCCGCACCGCACGTAACCTCGGCTGTTTATGTTCCGACCACCGAGCAGCGGAGCACGGTGATCGAACGACACCTGCCGTGGGTGATGCCGGCGATCATGCTTTTGGTCGTGGTTTTCGTTTTGGAGGCCATCTGGACGGCCCAAGATGACAGTTTCATCTCCGGCGCGCAGCCCAATCCACCTAGTGCCACGGAAATGCAGCCTATTGTGCCCCCCGACAAGTCGGCGGCGCCGGACTCGGACGCCAAGCCCGGTGAAGGGGCAAGTTCTAATACGGTAACACCCATCGAAGATATCAAGCCGATCCCGGTCGACTCTTCGAAGGACGCCGGCAATGCTTCCGACGAGGGTAGCAAGTCGCCGATATCGGTGCCTGAACTGGCAACGAAAGATACTACCGGTACGACTGCCGAAGTCACTCCGACGTCTGATGCCGGCCCGTCTTCGGTGTTGGCGGCGGCCAAGAATGTGGTTGCCGTTCCGACGGACGCGGCGACGTTGTACGAAGCCATCGCCAAAGCTCAGGCCGATCCTGGTTTGGACACGATCGAGCTGCGATATTCGGGCGAACTAGGAGTCGAACGGCCTCTGATCTTGGACAACGCCAGTCTCACGATTCGTGCGGCGGCGGGCTACTCACCGGTAATTGTTTTCCGCCCACAAGAGTTTGAACCCCTCGATCGCATGATTTTGGTCAGCGCGAATAAACTTTCGCTACAACAAGTCCACGTGAAAATCGCTTTGCCTCCGGTTTCCATGCGAACGTGGTCTTTGTTTCGACTAGAGAACGCAGAACTGGAACTGGATGGATGCGAGGTAACCATCCAGCGCGACGACGAAATGATGATTCCGGATGCCCTCCGTCGGGCAACGGCGGTAGTTTCCGCGCTTTCGACGTCGAGTGAGTCCACCGCTTCCTCTTCGCTCAGCATGGCCCGCTACAGCATTGTGCGAGTCAAGAATTCGATGGTTCGCGGGGAAGCGAGTTTGATCCGAACCAACGGCCAGCAGCCGCTGCGAGTTAGCTGCGAGAACAGCCTGTTGGCGATGTCTGGCAATCTGCTGAGTTCCAACTCCACGACCACCAAGAAGGAAGTCAGCGGAATCGTTCAATTTAAACTGGCCAACTGTACCATCGACACCGGCGGCAGTGTTTTTCAGCGTGAAGGCACCTGGACGATTCCTCTTAAGGTTCCGATGAATGACTGTATTGTGACGTGGGGCAAAACGAAACCGTTCCTGCTTCAGCGAAGTTCGACGCAGACGATTGACGAACTCACGAAGTCACTCGATTTCGAGTGCGAAGATAACGTTTACTCGATGGGGACTTCCTCGCGCGAGATGATGCTTCTCGAGTCGACCGCCGAGACGAGCAGCAAGACGACCGTGGACTATACCCGCTGGAAAACCATGTGGGACGATCTTTTTTCCGAACCAAGCGAGTCGGTGTGGGCGAGCCCCTTGCCGACAGCCACTTCTTATTCAAAACGATTGCCGATGGACTATCTGCTGCTGGATGATTTCAGCGAAAACCCGGCAGTTCGACCGGACGAACGGAACGCAGGGGTCGATTTCTCAGAGCTGCCTTTGGGTAAATCGCCCCTCGCTGGAGCGAGTAGCAGCGGATCGACGAACACAAATTGA
- a CDS encoding Gfo/Idh/MocA family oxidoreductase, with translation MRQVRLAVIGTGHLGKIHAKLAKGISAFKLVGVVDPAKQARDAFCKEHKIKGYDDVSEIASKIDAAVIATPTLYHKDVAAPLLKAGKHVLIEKPITLTTEDADELIELAEHHRSVLQVGHVERFNPAFREASKKVQSPRFIRGERTSGYTFRSVDVGVTLDLMIHDIDLVLSLVRNPVVDVQATGLTVFGPHEDVVETRLTFANGCVANLTASRASFNPSRHMEVFSDAGFVGVDFTTRRVKSIVADEIVKQGAAQVHGLSPEGKNWVRDNLFSTVLPCQEIEVTPGNAIEAELREFADCIQRGLTPTVTGQAAREALSVALKVSDAVQNHRWDGGKFNLVGPTMRTEPKRVVAAKKAA, from the coding sequence ATGCGTCAGGTACGACTCGCGGTCATTGGGACCGGCCACCTGGGAAAGATTCACGCCAAGTTGGCCAAGGGCATCTCGGCATTCAAGCTGGTAGGAGTTGTCGATCCGGCCAAGCAGGCCCGAGATGCTTTCTGCAAAGAGCACAAGATCAAGGGCTATGACGACGTCAGCGAAATCGCCTCCAAGATCGACGCCGCCGTCATCGCCACTCCGACGCTCTATCACAAAGACGTCGCCGCGCCGCTGCTAAAAGCCGGAAAGCATGTCTTGATCGAGAAACCGATCACGCTGACCACTGAAGACGCGGACGAGCTGATCGAGCTTGCCGAGCATCACCGCAGCGTGCTACAGGTTGGTCACGTCGAACGCTTCAATCCCGCGTTTCGCGAGGCCTCGAAGAAGGTCCAGTCGCCACGTTTCATCCGCGGCGAACGTACCAGCGGCTATACGTTCCGCTCCGTGGACGTCGGCGTCACGCTCGACCTGATGATTCACGATATCGACCTGGTTTTGTCGCTGGTTCGCAACCCGGTCGTCGACGTTCAAGCGACGGGACTAACTGTCTTTGGTCCGCACGAAGACGTTGTGGAAACACGCCTGACGTTTGCCAACGGTTGCGTGGCGAACCTGACCGCTTCCCGGGCCAGCTTTAATCCGTCGCGGCATATGGAAGTCTTCAGCGACGCTGGCTTCGTCGGAGTCGACTTTACGACCCGCAGGGTGAAGTCGATCGTCGCGGACGAGATCGTCAAGCAAGGTGCCGCTCAGGTACACGGCCTTTCGCCGGAAGGAAAGAACTGGGTACGCGACAACCTGTTCTCGACCGTTTTGCCTTGCCAAGAGATCGAAGTCACCCCTGGTAATGCGATCGAGGCCGAACTGCGTGAGTTTGCCGATTGTATCCAACGTGGCTTGACGCCGACCGTTACCGGTCAGGCTGCCCGCGAGGCCCTGTCGGTTGCTTTGAAGGTGAGTGACGCGGTCCAGAATCATCGCTGGGATGGTGGCAAGTTCAACCTGGTTGGCCCCACCATGCGGACTGAACCGAAACGTGTTGTGGCTGCGAAGAAGGCCGCCTAA
- the lpxC gene encoding UDP-3-O-acyl-N-acetylglucosamine deacetylase, translated as MNSASLVNSGEPIARFQQTLKASASVSGRGYWSGKEVTVRFEPAAEDTGVVFVREDVEGAPQIPAQVDYRVEVPRRTNLVYQGATVEMVEHVLAALAGLQVDNCYVHVNSAEMPGMDGSAKDYVEQILTVGIETQTAPRAVLAISEVVRVGDDECWVEARPSGSKRMKFKYRLDFGNEGMIGRETLEGKISPEYFQNELAPARTFLLLQEAEWLRQQGLGTHVDFSELLVFGPEGPIDNELRFEDECVRHKVLDLVGDLALAGCDIQGTIIANRSGHRLNAELVKQLLKENQVAYLSRRTA; from the coding sequence ATGAACTCCGCATCTCTCGTCAATAGTGGCGAACCGATCGCACGATTTCAACAGACTCTTAAGGCTTCCGCATCCGTCTCGGGACGCGGGTATTGGAGCGGCAAAGAAGTGACCGTTCGCTTCGAGCCTGCCGCGGAAGACACCGGCGTGGTCTTCGTTCGTGAAGACGTCGAAGGTGCACCGCAAATCCCCGCCCAGGTCGATTACCGAGTCGAAGTCCCTCGCCGTACGAACCTGGTTTATCAGGGCGCCACGGTCGAAATGGTCGAGCATGTACTGGCGGCCCTAGCCGGCCTGCAGGTCGACAACTGCTACGTTCACGTCAACTCGGCCGAGATGCCTGGCATGGATGGTTCGGCCAAGGACTACGTCGAGCAGATCCTGACTGTCGGAATCGAAACACAAACCGCCCCACGAGCCGTGTTGGCAATCTCCGAAGTGGTTCGCGTGGGTGACGACGAGTGCTGGGTCGAAGCCCGGCCGAGTGGGTCCAAACGGATGAAGTTCAAGTATCGCTTGGATTTCGGCAACGAAGGGATGATCGGTCGCGAGACCCTGGAAGGCAAAATCAGCCCCGAATATTTCCAAAATGAACTAGCTCCGGCGCGCACGTTTTTGCTACTTCAAGAGGCAGAATGGCTACGTCAGCAAGGGCTGGGAACGCATGTCGATTTCAGTGAGTTGTTGGTTTTTGGGCCGGAGGGGCCGATCGACAACGAACTCCGCTTTGAGGACGAATGTGTACGGCACAAAGTTCTCGATCTCGTCGGAGACCTGGCTCTGGCCGGATGTGATATCCAAGGAACGATCATCGCGAATCGTAGCGGTCATCGTTTGAACGCAGAGCTGGTCAAGCAGCTTCTGAAGGAAAATCAGGTTGCCTATTTGTCACGGCGGACCGCCTGA